The sequence below is a genomic window from Deltaproteobacteria bacterium GWC2_55_46.
TCGCCAAACCGAAAGAGGCCTGTCTCGCGGCCTTTGCTATTTCAAGAACCCCATCCTTCACAGACATGAAAATCTCCTTGAGAAAACAGGTATAACTACCCTGTTTTTCAGTGATTTTTTATTCCAAACAGGGCCCCAACAGTAAGGACCGGCAGTAGACACACTCCTTGCCGCTACGTTTCTATCGGAGGGAACCCTTTAAAAGTTAAGGGAAAAGTAACAGGATAAGGTAGCTTTCTACGAAAAGGTTTCCCGTAAAAAATCCACCGCACCATACTAACAGGCTGCTAAAGAGCTCCATATGCGAGGCTATTCTCGCCGCTTGATGACTGCGGCGTACCTGAGTGTACGCCGCAGTGACGAGCTTCTGAAGCCAACGACGCAGATGGACTTATTTCATGCCTGTTATAGCACTACGAGGTTATCCCTGTGTATAACCTCGTCATAGACCTTATAGCCAAGCACTCCAACAAGCTCGGCTGTGTTAAGCCCTTTTATTTTTTGTATTTCAGAAGAGCTGTAGTTGGCCACACCCCTGGCGAATTCCTTGCCCAGAAGGTCTACGCAGTGGACGACCTCTCCGGCGTCGAAGCTGCCGTCAACGTCCCTTATGCCGGTGGGCAGAAGGCTCCTGCCTTTATTAAGGAGCGCCTCCTTTGCCCCGTCGTCTACGAAGACCCTGCCGGAGGGCCTGGCCGAGAAGGCGATCCAGTGCTTCTTGCTCGTAAGCCTGTCCTCTTTGGGCAGGAAGAGGGTGCCCTCTTCCTCTCCGGCCAGTAGGCGCGAGACGATGCCAGGCTTATTCCCGTTCGCGATGATGGTAGCGGCCCCGTAGTGGGCTGCGCGCCTGGCGGCCTCGCACTTTGTCTTTATGCCGCCTGTGCCGAGGCTGTTGGCGGTGTTTATGATAGTGTCGATATTAAGCTCGTCGACATCCTCGACCAAAGCGAGCTTCTTGGCATCCGGGAAGGCCTTGGGGTCTTTATCGTAAAGTCCGTCTATATCCGAAAGTATTATGAGGAGGTCGGCCTCCACAAGGTTGGTCGCAAGGGCCGAGAGGGCGTCGTTATCCCCGAACTTTATCTCCTCTACCGCTACCGTGTCGTTCTCGTTTATGACCGGGACGATGCCGAGCCTGAAAAGGGCTGTAAGGGTATTGCGGGCGTTGAGGAATCGTTTGCGGCTTCCGAGGTCGTCATGGGTAAGGAGCACCTGCGCCGCCTTCTCTCCTACTTTAGAGAAGGCCGAATCGTAAAGGGCCATGAGCGAGCCCTGCCCGACAGCCGCCGCGGCCTGCCTTTCAG
It includes:
- a CDS encoding glutamate 5-kinase, with protein sequence MRKKIIKRSRRVVIKVGSAVVAARPADGPDIFTRLADEIKGLKEAGREAAIVSSGAIALGMRRLGMKERPATIPERQAAAAVGQGSLMALYDSAFSKVGEKAAQVLLTHDDLGSRKRFLNARNTLTALFRLGIVPVINENDTVAVEEIKFGDNDALSALATNLVEADLLIILSDIDGLYDKDPKAFPDAKKLALVEDVDELNIDTIINTANSLGTGGIKTKCEAARRAAHYGAATIIANGNKPGIVSRLLAGEEEGTLFLPKEDRLTSKKHWIAFSARPSGRVFVDDGAKEALLNKGRSLLPTGIRDVDGSFDAGEVVHCVDLLGKEFARGVANYSSSEIQKIKGLNTAELVGVLGYKVYDEVIHRDNLVVL